One genomic segment of Anaerolineae bacterium includes these proteins:
- a CDS encoding UvrD-helicase domain-containing protein: MTTFDFLSLLNPQQQAAVTTPPGPTLVMAGPGSGKTRVLTYRIAYLIGALGVQPFHILAVTFTNKAAREMEARLENLLGTRMYGLTVGTFHAFCARLLRREADHLPFQSNFVIFDADDQVNLVKRALADLNLDPKQYRPQAVHAAISNAKNDLLLPPDFLVRTYRDQVVQRVYERYQELLLASNALDFDDLLLWAVRLLSENEAVRQRYARRFKHILVDEFQDTNPAQYQLLKLLASHHHRNLFVVGDIDQSIYSWRGADYRNVLRFEEDFPNARVILLEENYRSTQTILDAAMAVIAPLQYKHRKQLFTQRGRGAKITMHRTYNDREEAAFVVHTIAHLVASGQARPEEIAVMYRTNAQSRLLEEAFLTAGMPYRLVGAQRFYGRREIKDLVAYLRLAHNPSDEASLLRVINTPPRGIGPKTVQTLRQLAANRRRSPGAVLLDLAAEPEAYREAFKPRVFNVLLPFALRLAQWHTVAPELAPLQLLDRILGDTGYQTYLNDSTEEGLSRWENVQELRRLAGEYQERGLEAFLEDLALISDQDTLREGEAAPTLLTLHAAKGLEFRVVFIVGLVEGLLPHFRSLEDAEAMAEERRLFYVGITRAKDRLYLTYPEQRTAYGYSEPADPSRFLEDIPPDLVEGDHPLKDEFGTSWERATTWGNASAPSGSVPILEPQFRTGMQVEHPKWGCGMVIGSRVDDGDEIVDVFFDSVGLKRVIASLAHLTIVDREKTE; encoded by the coding sequence ATGACCACTTTCGACTTCCTTTCCCTCCTCAACCCGCAGCAGCAGGCGGCGGTCACCACGCCACCTGGCCCCACCTTAGTCATGGCCGGGCCGGGATCGGGCAAGACCCGCGTATTGACCTACCGCATCGCTTACCTCATCGGCGCGTTGGGCGTCCAGCCTTTCCACATCCTGGCCGTCACCTTTACCAACAAGGCGGCCCGCGAGATGGAAGCCCGCCTGGAAAACCTGCTGGGCACGCGCATGTACGGCCTCACCGTGGGCACCTTTCACGCCTTCTGCGCCCGCCTGCTGCGCCGCGAGGCCGACCACCTGCCCTTCCAGAGCAACTTCGTCATCTTCGACGCCGACGACCAGGTCAACCTGGTCAAGCGGGCCCTGGCCGATCTCAACCTTGACCCCAAACAATACCGGCCCCAGGCCGTCCACGCCGCCATCTCCAACGCCAAAAACGACCTGCTCCTGCCCCCCGACTTCCTGGTGCGCACTTACCGCGACCAGGTGGTGCAGCGCGTCTATGAGCGCTACCAGGAACTGCTGCTGGCGTCCAACGCCCTGGACTTCGACGACCTGCTCCTCTGGGCCGTACGCCTGTTGAGCGAAAACGAGGCCGTGCGCCAGCGCTACGCCCGCCGCTTCAAGCACATCCTGGTGGACGAATTTCAGGACACCAACCCGGCCCAGTACCAACTGCTCAAACTGCTGGCCTCCCACCACCATCGCAACCTCTTCGTGGTGGGCGACATCGACCAATCCATCTACAGTTGGCGCGGGGCCGATTACCGCAATGTGCTGCGCTTTGAGGAAGATTTCCCCAACGCCCGCGTCATCCTGCTGGAGGAAAACTACCGTTCCACCCAGACCATCCTGGACGCGGCCATGGCCGTCATCGCGCCCCTGCAGTACAAGCATCGCAAGCAACTGTTCACCCAGCGCGGCCGGGGGGCCAAAATCACTATGCACCGCACCTACAACGACCGCGAAGAAGCCGCCTTTGTGGTGCACACCATCGCTCACCTGGTGGCCAGCGGCCAGGCCAGGCCCGAAGAAATCGCCGTCATGTACCGCACCAACGCCCAGTCCCGCCTGCTGGAAGAGGCCTTCCTCACCGCGGGGATGCCCTATCGCCTGGTCGGGGCACAACGCTTCTACGGTCGGCGCGAAATCAAAGACCTGGTGGCCTACCTGCGCCTGGCCCACAACCCCTCCGACGAAGCCAGCCTGCTGCGGGTGATCAACACCCCGCCTCGAGGCATCGGCCCGAAAACCGTGCAGACCCTGCGACAACTGGCCGCCAACCGCCGGCGCAGCCCCGGCGCGGTGTTGCTGGACCTGGCCGCTGAGCCTGAAGCCTACCGCGAAGCCTTCAAACCCCGCGTTTTCAATGTCCTGCTCCCCTTTGCCCTACGGCTCGCCCAGTGGCACACCGTCGCGCCCGAACTGGCCCCCTTGCAACTCCTCGACCGCATCCTCGGCGACACCGGTTACCAGACCTACCTCAACGACAGCACCGAAGAGGGCCTCTCCCGCTGGGAAAACGTCCAGGAACTGCGCCGCCTGGCCGGGGAGTACCAGGAGCGCGGCCTGGAAGCCTTCCTCGAAGACCTGGCCCTCATCTCCGACCAGGACACCCTGCGCGAGGGCGAGGCAGCCCCCACCCTGCTCACCCTCCACGCGGCCAAAGGGCTGGAATTTCGCGTGGTGTTCATCGTGGGCCTGGTGGAGGGCCTGCTCCCCCACTTCCGCTCCCTGGAGGACGCCGAGGCCATGGCCGAGGAGCGTCGCCTGTTCTATGTGGGCATCACCCGCGCCAAAGACCGCCTGTACCTCACTTACCCCGAACAACGCACCGCCTACGGTTACAGCGAGCCGGCCGACCCCTCCCGCTTTCTGGAGGACATCCCCCCCGACCTGGTGGAGGGCGACCATCCCCTCAAGGACGAGTTCGGGACCTCCTGGGAGCGGGCCACCACCTGGGGGAACGCCTCTGCCCCCTCCGGTTCGGTCCCCATCCTGGAGCCCCAGTTTCGCACCGGGATGCAGGTGGAGCACCCCAAGTGGGGATGCGGGATGGTCATCGGCAGCCGGGTGGACGACGGCGACGAAATCGTGGATGTGTTCTTTGACAGCGTGGGCCTCAAACGGGTCATCGCTTCGCTGGCCCACCTGACCATCGTAGACAGGGAGAAAACCGAATGA
- the galE gene encoding UDP-glucose 4-epimerase GalE — translation MSRGHIFVTGGAGYIGSAAADALLKAGYAVTVYDSLVTGHRAAVPAGAEFIQGDLADTERLREALARHPYLAVMHFAAFIQAGESMRQPYKYLQNNITNAAHLIEAAVQAGVRRFVFSSTAAVYASSDEPLSEEAPLGPTNVYGFTKLTVEQMLDWYRQTHGLHYAALRYFNAAGALPPDRGEAHPNESHLIPLVLQVALGQRDHIAIFGDDYPTPDGTCIRDYIHIADLVQAHLLALEALADHDRLIYNLGNGQGYSVLEVIETARKVTGHPIPAVVAPRRPGDPARLVASAEKIRRELGWQPQIPRLEDIIASAWEWHRTHPHGYKDENQAR, via the coding sequence ATGAGCCGCGGACACATTTTCGTCACCGGCGGCGCGGGCTACATCGGCTCGGCCGCCGCCGACGCGCTGTTGAAGGCCGGATACGCGGTGACGGTGTACGATTCGCTGGTGACCGGCCACCGGGCCGCCGTGCCCGCCGGGGCCGAGTTCATCCAGGGCGACCTGGCCGACACCGAACGGCTACGCGAAGCCCTCGCCCGCCATCCCTACCTCGCCGTGATGCACTTCGCCGCCTTCATTCAGGCGGGCGAAAGTATGCGCCAGCCCTACAAGTACCTGCAAAACAACATCACCAACGCCGCCCACCTCATCGAAGCCGCCGTCCAGGCCGGGGTGCGCCGCTTCGTCTTCTCCTCCACGGCCGCGGTGTACGCCTCCAGCGACGAACCGTTGAGCGAAGAGGCCCCCCTGGGCCCCACCAATGTGTACGGCTTCACCAAGTTGACCGTGGAGCAGATGCTGGACTGGTATCGCCAGACCCACGGGCTGCACTACGCCGCCTTGCGCTACTTCAACGCCGCGGGGGCCCTCCCCCCCGACCGGGGCGAGGCCCATCCCAACGAGTCCCACCTCATCCCCCTGGTGCTCCAGGTGGCCCTGGGCCAGCGCGACCACATCGCCATCTTCGGGGACGACTACCCGACCCCCGACGGCACCTGCATCCGCGATTACATCCACATCGCCGACCTGGTGCAGGCCCATTTGCTGGCCCTGGAAGCCCTGGCCGACCACGACCGCCTTATCTACAACCTCGGCAACGGCCAGGGCTACTCGGTGCTGGAAGTCATCGAGACGGCGCGCAAAGTCACCGGCCACCCCATCCCGGCGGTGGTGGCCCCCCGACGCCCCGGCGACCCGGCGCGCCTGGTGGCCTCGGCCGAGAAAATCCGCCGCGAACTGGGCTGGCAGCCGCAAATCCCGCGCCTGGAAGACATCATCGCCAGCGCCTGGGAATGGCACCGCACCCACCCCCACGGTTACAAAGACGAAAACCAGGCCCGCTGA
- a CDS encoding hybrid sensor histidine kinase/response regulator yields MHATHRERILVVSGDPEVVNLIARQSLQPLHYHVQVAQSAGEAFQALAKFAPDLILADLDLPDLSAKDFLAALRSQRRETPVVVVAPEKRERDIIQSFRLGAMDYLGLPAKETEVVAVVERALKAVRERREREYLARRLEQTNQALRRRLGELDLLFRLAKELTSVSGAKALYQHLVDQACEGLGADVGWLVFREEKSFRLVAHRNVSKTWVQRAAHQWDDGLSSLVAFSGEPLNIHGEPLKRFKAAHLGQAALVAPVRVKERTIAVLGVARKALKPFATSDQALLQAIADLAAISLVNLELFRALDERAKHFQRLARAAQRAEQLKSAILQNLAHELRAPLGVAIGYVDMLATGQMGKLSVEQREALDTVKQKLNRLDEAVNSLLSLGSTLAPERMEGVNLSKVVQAAAEMQRPRMKEKGLSFTIHLPEAPVVVYGDARFLGKMLAHLLDKAFKFTPKGGSVTVALEERDGHALLKVQDTGVGIPKEALSRIFEPFYQADQSTARRFGGLGLGLAVVKEIVQVHNGRVWAESEPGQGTTVWVRFPLMDADQGQGGM; encoded by the coding sequence ATGCACGCCACCCATCGTGAGCGTATTCTGGTGGTCTCCGGCGATCCTGAGGTGGTCAACCTCATCGCTCGCCAGAGCCTGCAGCCGTTGCATTATCATGTCCAGGTGGCGCAGAGCGCCGGGGAGGCGTTTCAGGCGTTGGCCAAGTTTGCCCCCGACCTCATCCTGGCCGATCTGGATTTGCCGGACCTGAGCGCGAAGGACTTTCTGGCCGCGTTGCGTTCGCAACGGCGGGAGACCCCGGTGGTGGTCGTGGCGCCCGAAAAACGGGAGCGGGACATCATCCAGAGTTTCCGTTTGGGGGCCATGGACTATCTTGGCCTGCCGGCCAAGGAAACCGAAGTTGTGGCCGTGGTGGAGCGGGCCCTCAAGGCGGTGCGGGAACGGCGCGAGCGGGAATATCTGGCGCGACGCCTGGAGCAAACCAACCAGGCCCTGCGCCGTCGTCTGGGCGAACTGGACCTGCTCTTTCGCCTGGCCAAGGAACTGACCAGCGTGAGCGGGGCCAAGGCCCTCTATCAGCACCTGGTGGATCAGGCGTGTGAGGGCCTGGGGGCCGATGTAGGCTGGCTGGTGTTTCGCGAAGAGAAATCCTTCCGCCTGGTGGCCCATCGCAATGTGTCCAAAACCTGGGTGCAACGCGCAGCCCATCAGTGGGACGATGGCCTCTCTTCGTTGGTGGCCTTTTCGGGGGAGCCGTTGAACATTCATGGAGAGCCGTTGAAGCGCTTCAAGGCGGCGCATTTGGGCCAGGCGGCCTTAGTGGCCCCTGTGCGGGTCAAGGAACGCACCATCGCCGTGCTGGGCGTGGCCCGGAAGGCGTTGAAGCCTTTTGCCACCTCGGATCAGGCCCTTCTCCAGGCCATCGCCGATCTGGCCGCGATTTCGCTGGTCAACCTGGAGTTGTTCCGCGCGTTGGACGAGCGAGCGAAACATTTCCAGCGTCTGGCCCGGGCGGCGCAGCGGGCCGAGCAATTGAAAAGCGCGATTTTGCAGAACCTGGCGCATGAGTTGCGCGCGCCCTTAGGGGTGGCCATTGGGTATGTGGATATGCTGGCAACGGGCCAGATGGGAAAGTTGAGCGTGGAACAACGAGAGGCCCTGGATACCGTCAAGCAAAAGTTGAACCGGCTGGATGAAGCAGTCAATTCCTTGCTTTCCCTGGGCAGCACGCTGGCCCCAGAACGCATGGAAGGGGTCAATTTGAGCAAAGTGGTGCAAGCCGCTGCGGAGATGCAGCGCCCCCGGATGAAGGAGAAGGGGCTGTCCTTCACGATTCATTTGCCGGAGGCCCCCGTAGTGGTTTACGGGGATGCCCGCTTCCTGGGCAAGATGTTGGCGCACCTGCTGGACAAGGCTTTCAAGTTCACGCCCAAAGGGGGATCGGTCACCGTGGCGCTGGAAGAGCGGGATGGCCATGCGTTGCTGAAGGTGCAGGATACGGGCGTGGGCATACCCAAAGAGGCGCTGTCGCGCATCTTCGAGCCTTTCTATCAGGCCGACCAGAGCACGGCCCGGCGGTTTGGCGGGCTGGGATTGGGGCTGGCGGTGGTGAAGGAAATCGTGCAGGTGCACAACGGGCGGGTGTGGGCCGAGAGCGAACCCGGCCAGGGGACGACGGTTTGGGTTCGCTTCCCCCTGATGGATGCGGATCAGGGACAAGGGGGGATGTGA
- a CDS encoding ubiquinone/menaquinone biosynthesis methyltransferase, whose amino-acid sequence MNPSTTQAKPRRVRAMFARIAPRYDVMNRLMTAGQDLRWRREVIHRAALQPHQRLLDLGAGTGDLAYEAIRQQPLCRPVAGDFTLEMMQVGRQRPWGQRILWTGADALHLPFPNGHFDAVVSGFLLRNVADLDRALREQYRVLKPGGRWVALDTTPPRHNLLWPFIQLHFRLVIPLLGTVLAGDPAAYQYLPNSTTQFLPAEALAQRVEAVGFRQVGFRRRMFGTIAIHWAVKPA is encoded by the coding sequence ATGAACCCCTCGACAACTCAGGCCAAACCCCGCCGCGTGCGGGCCATGTTCGCCCGCATCGCGCCGCGATATGATGTGATGAACCGCCTGATGACCGCCGGGCAGGACCTGCGCTGGCGGCGCGAGGTCATCCACCGGGCCGCCCTGCAACCCCACCAACGCCTGCTCGACCTGGGCGCGGGCACCGGCGACCTGGCTTACGAAGCCATACGCCAGCAACCCCTCTGCCGACCGGTGGCGGGCGACTTCACCTTAGAGATGATGCAAGTCGGCCGGCAACGGCCCTGGGGCCAGCGCATCCTGTGGACCGGTGCCGACGCCCTCCACCTGCCCTTCCCCAACGGGCATTTCGACGCCGTGGTCTCTGGCTTCCTGCTGCGCAATGTGGCCGACCTGGACCGTGCGCTGCGGGAGCAATACCGCGTGCTCAAACCCGGAGGTCGGTGGGTCGCCCTGGACACCACACCACCCCGCCACAACCTCCTCTGGCCTTTCATCCAACTGCACTTTCGTCTGGTCATCCCCCTATTGGGCACCGTCCTTGCCGGCGATCCGGCGGCCTATCAATACCTGCCCAACTCCACCACCCAGTTCCTCCCCGCCGAGGCCCTGGCCCAACGGGTCGAAGCAGTCGGGTTCCGCCAGGTGGGCTTCCGCCGGCGCATGTTTGGCACCATCGCCATCCATTGGGCGGTGAAACCAGCCTGA
- the lysS gene encoding lysine--tRNA ligase, with protein sequence MPHEYTPLERVRLEKIQRLREMGIEPYPPRAERTHTTQEAIAAYQQAETEGREAPVRVTVAGRLRSMRPMGKITFAHIEDGEGRLQLFFRANDIGTEQLKFFNKQFDLGDFIQASGEMFRTRTGEITLHVREFKMLAKAITPLPPAKDEVAEDGTVIRHAILSDPETRYRQRYADLAVNPQVREIFRTRARIVRALREFLEEHGFLEVETPILQPVYGGAAARPFITYHNQLKQTLYLRISFELYLKRLLVGMFEKVYEIGRDFRNEGISFKHNPEFTQLEFYWAYADYEKVMAFTEEMLAYVADRVLGRRTFTYQGHEISLEPPWKRISVRDAILEATGIDINACPTAEGLAAAMRAKGLEPKPEAPRGKLIDGLIGDFVEPNLIQPTFLYDYPRDISPLAKAKLDDPNTVERFEGFIGGMELCNAFTELNDPPDQEARFLEMGRTYEKDDEERHPMDEDYLRAMRYGMPPNGGFGMGIDRLTMLFTDQHSIREVILFPHLRSKDED encoded by the coding sequence ATGCCTCACGAATATACTCCGCTGGAACGCGTCCGTTTGGAGAAAATTCAGCGCCTGCGCGAGATGGGGATTGAGCCTTATCCCCCGCGGGCCGAGCGCACGCATACCACCCAGGAGGCCATCGCAGCCTACCAGCAGGCCGAAACCGAGGGCCGCGAGGCCCCCGTTCGGGTGACCGTGGCTGGCCGTCTGCGTTCCATGCGCCCTATGGGCAAGATCACCTTTGCCCACATCGAGGATGGCGAAGGGCGTCTGCAACTGTTCTTCCGCGCCAACGACATCGGCACAGAGCAACTCAAGTTTTTCAACAAGCAGTTCGACCTGGGCGACTTCATCCAGGCCTCGGGCGAGATGTTCCGCACCCGCACCGGTGAAATCACCCTGCATGTCCGGGAATTCAAGATGCTCGCCAAGGCCATCACGCCGTTGCCGCCGGCCAAGGATGAAGTGGCCGAAGACGGCACCGTCATCCGCCACGCCATCCTTTCGGACCCCGAGACCCGCTATCGCCAGCGTTATGCCGATCTGGCGGTCAACCCCCAGGTGCGGGAGATTTTCCGCACCCGGGCGCGTATTGTGCGTGCCTTGCGTGAGTTTTTGGAGGAGCACGGTTTTCTGGAAGTGGAGACCCCTATCCTGCAGCCGGTGTACGGCGGCGCGGCGGCCCGGCCCTTCATCACTTATCACAACCAACTCAAACAGACCCTCTATCTGCGCATCTCCTTTGAATTGTACCTCAAGCGGCTGCTGGTGGGGATGTTCGAAAAGGTGTACGAGATTGGCCGCGATTTCCGTAACGAAGGCATTTCCTTCAAGCACAACCCCGAGTTCACCCAACTGGAGTTTTACTGGGCCTATGCGGATTACGAAAAGGTGATGGCCTTCACCGAGGAAATGCTGGCCTATGTGGCCGACCGGGTGTTGGGTCGGCGCACCTTCACTTACCAGGGCCACGAGATCAGCCTGGAACCGCCCTGGAAGCGCATCTCGGTGCGTGACGCCATTCTGGAAGCCACGGGCATTGATATCAACGCCTGCCCCACCGCCGAGGGCCTGGCCGCTGCCATGCGGGCCAAGGGGTTGGAGCCAAAACCCGAGGCACCTCGGGGCAAACTGATTGACGGCCTCATCGGGGATTTCGTGGAGCCCAATCTGATCCAGCCGACCTTCTTGTACGACTATCCTCGCGATATCTCTCCCCTGGCTAAAGCCAAACTGGACGATCCCAACACGGTGGAGCGTTTCGAGGGTTTTATCGGGGGCATGGAGTTGTGCAACGCCTTTACCGAATTGAACGATCCGCCGGATCAGGAAGCCCGCTTCCTGGAAATGGGCCGCACCTACGAAAAAGACGACGAGGAGCGGCATCCCATGGATGAGGATTACCTGCGTGCGATGCGCTACGGCATGCCGCCCAACGGGGGCTTTGGGATGGGCATCGATCGGCTGACCATGCTGTTCACGGATCAGCACAGCATTCGGGAGGTCATTTTGTTCCCCCATTTGCGCAGCAAGGACGAGGATTGA
- a CDS encoding PAS domain-containing protein, giving the protein MPLRVRLLLRDAEEAQRLAREVLLPAGFEVLPEEQGLSSSADVVVVDPEHPAALSLEDPFPAVVGYLARREDAAWRRVLALGAVGVLTRDWTVEEAREIFHRAARRLARWHEVWRSEARRWLRKQPWLYLFEQLPVGLLMLDPADEVIWANAAAARWLHCEEQEGRWRCAPFSVEVQACLTQARRQSPAEGEAVLPESGQMLSLVAVAGEQHNGVLLFLQDVTTLKVMEAQRVQLIQNLSLQLRSPLTAVLGYAELLEHVGPLNEAQQQFVQRIGQSVRTMVDALEKLLEITRIESGVDTAWEVVPLAVLLRYTIEAMRPRAEDRGVRFEVRLLESLPAVQGPPARLRYVFDHLVGDAIRYTPEGGTVTLEAEVAEQQAIVRVKDTGVGIPQESLPHIFKKFYRAPNVATRFPGSGLGLSLVRSVVDQVGGRIWVESQEGQGTTFTVVLPVAAPGQGD; this is encoded by the coding sequence ATGCCGCTCCGTGTACGGCTCCTGCTGCGGGATGCGGAAGAGGCTCAACGGCTGGCCAGGGAAGTGTTGCTGCCCGCAGGGTTTGAGGTCCTTCCGGAGGAGCAGGGTTTGTCATCTTCCGCGGATGTGGTGGTGGTGGACCCGGAGCACCCGGCCGCCTTGTCGTTGGAAGACCCGTTCCCCGCGGTGGTGGGTTATCTGGCACGGAGGGAGGATGCCGCATGGCGCCGTGTCCTGGCCCTGGGGGCCGTGGGTGTATTGACCCGGGATTGGACCGTGGAGGAGGCCCGGGAGATTTTCCATCGGGCGGCCCGGCGATTGGCCCGCTGGCATGAGGTGTGGCGGAGCGAAGCGAGGCGCTGGCTGCGGAAGCAGCCCTGGCTATATCTGTTCGAGCAGCTGCCGGTGGGGCTGTTGATGCTCGACCCGGCCGACGAGGTGATCTGGGCCAACGCTGCGGCGGCGCGCTGGCTACATTGCGAGGAGCAGGAGGGGCGCTGGCGTTGTGCGCCTTTCTCGGTGGAAGTGCAGGCGTGCCTGACTCAGGCCCGGCGTCAATCCCCGGCTGAGGGGGAGGCGGTGTTGCCCGAAAGCGGGCAGATGCTCTCGCTGGTGGCCGTGGCCGGGGAACAACATAACGGGGTGCTGCTCTTTTTGCAGGATGTGACCACGCTCAAGGTCATGGAGGCCCAGCGGGTGCAGTTGATCCAGAACCTTTCCCTGCAGTTGCGCTCCCCGTTGACGGCCGTTTTGGGCTATGCCGAGTTATTGGAGCATGTGGGACCGCTCAACGAGGCTCAACAGCAGTTTGTCCAGCGCATCGGGCAAAGTGTGCGCACCATGGTGGATGCGCTGGAAAAACTGCTGGAAATCACGCGCATCGAGTCGGGCGTGGACACGGCCTGGGAGGTGGTCCCTCTGGCCGTGTTGTTGCGTTATACCATCGAGGCTATGCGTCCCCGGGCGGAGGACCGGGGTGTGCGCTTTGAGGTGCGCCTGCTGGAGTCGCTGCCCGCGGTGCAGGGACCGCCAGCCCGGCTGCGCTATGTTTTTGACCATCTGGTGGGCGATGCCATCCGCTACACGCCGGAGGGCGGCACGGTGACGCTGGAGGCTGAGGTGGCCGAGCAACAGGCCATTGTGCGGGTGAAGGATACAGGGGTGGGCATTCCCCAGGAAAGTCTGCCCCACATTTTCAAGAAGTTCTACCGGGCCCCCAATGTGGCCACCCGATTCCCGGGGAGCGGTTTGGGTCTCAGTCTGGTGCGCTCGGTGGTGGACCAGGTCGGGGGACGGATCTGGGTCGAGTCGCAGGAGGGCCAGGGCACGACCTTCACCGTGGTCTTGCCGGTGGCCGCACCGGGTCAGGGGGACTGA